One stretch of Miscanthus floridulus cultivar M001 chromosome 18, ASM1932011v1, whole genome shotgun sequence DNA includes these proteins:
- the LOC136523038 gene encoding probable phospholipid-transporting ATPase 4 — MARSGRRRRDRMRWSNLYTFSCFRAQHGHAGDAGPSSDGAGAVGGPGFSRVVYCNNAALQKPLKYVTNYITTTKYNIITFFPKAIFEQFRRVANLYFLLTAILSLTPVCPFSAVSMIAPLAFVVGLSMMKEGLEDWRRFIQDMKVNNRKVSVHKGDGEFDYRHWKDLCVGDVVRVEKDQFFPADLLLLSSSYEDGICYVETMNLDGETNLKVKRSLEVTLPLEEDESFKDFQAVIRCEDPNPSLYTFTGNFEYERQVYALDPSQILLRDSKLRNTAFIYGVVIFTGHDSKVMQNSTESPSKRSRIEKKMDLIIYILFTVLVLISIISSVGFAVRIKFDLPNWWYLQPQKSNKLDDPSRPALSGIFHLITALILYGYLIPISLYVSIELVKVLQAHFINQDIHMFDEETGNTAQARTSNLNEELGQVHTILSDKTGTLTCNQMDFLKCSIAGVSYGVGSSEVELAAAKQMASGADDHDIPLQDIWEENNEDEIELVEGVTFSVGNNRKPSIKGFSFQDDRLRQGNWTKEPNSSTILLFFRILALCHTAIPEINEATGSIAYEAESPDEGAFLVAAREFGFEFFKRTQSSVFVREKHTSSEGTIEREFKILNLLEFNSKRKRMTVILQDEDGQILLFCKGADSIIFDRLAKNGRMYEVDTTRHLNEYGEAGLRTLALSYRVLDESEYSSWNAEFLKAKTSIGPDRELQLERVSELIERELILVGATAVEDKLQKGVPQCIDRLAQAGLKIWVLTGDKMETAINIGYACSLLRQGMKQICLSIPTGEQVAQDAKKVAKESLLSQIANGSQMVKLEKDPDAAFALVIDGKALAFALEDDMKHMFLNLAIECASVICCRVSPKQKALVTRLVKEGIGQTTLAVGDGANDVGMIQEADIGVGISGVEGMQAVMASDFSISQFRFLERLLVVHGHWCYKRIAQMICYFFYKNIAFGLTIFYFEAFAGFSGQSVYDDWFMLLFNVVLTSLPVISLGVFEQDVSSEICLQFPALYQQGPKNLFFDWYRILGWMGNGLYSSLAIFFLNLCIFYDQAIHAGGQTADMAAVGTAMFTCIIWAVNMQIALTMSHFTWIQHLFVWGSITTWYIFILAYGMTLRSRDNYQILLEVLGPAPIYWAATLLVTAACNIPYLIHISYQRSCKPLDHHVIQEIKYLKKDVEDQTMWKRERSKARQKTKIGFTARVDAKIKQIKGKLHKKGPSLTIHTVS; from the exons ATGGCCCGTTCCGGCCGCCGGCGGCGGGACCGCATGCGGTGGAGCAATCTCTACACCTTCTCCTGCTTCCGCGCCCAGCACGGGCACGCCGGCGACGCGGGCCCCTCCTCCGACGGGGCCGGCGCCGTCGGCGGCCCGGGCTTCTCGCGCGTCGTCTACTGCAACAACGCCGCCCTGCAGAAGCCGCTCAAGTACGTCACCAACTACATCACCACCACCAAGTACAACATCATCACCTTCTTCCCCAAGGCCATCTTCGAGCAGTTCCGGCGCGTCGCCAACCTCTACTTCCTCCTCACCGCCATCCTCTCGCTCACCCCGGTGTGCCCCTTCTCGGCCGTCAGCATGATTGCTCCGTTGGCCTTTGTCGTCGGCCTCAGCATGATGAAGGAGGGGCTGGAGGACTGGCGCCGCTTCATCCAGGACATGAAGGTGAACAACCGCAAGGTCAGCGTGCACAAGGGTGATGGCGAGTTCGACTACCGGCACTGGAAGGACCTTTGCGTCGGTGATGTCGTCAGGGTTGAGAAGGACCAGTTCTTCCCTGCTGACTTACTGCTACTGTCCTCGAGCTATGAGGATGGCATTTGCTATGTTGAGACGATGAACCTCGATGGTGAGACGAACCTTAAGGTGAAGAGGTCACTTGAGGTTACGCTGCCGCTGGAAGAAGACGAGTCATTTAAGGATTTCCAGGCAGTGATACGCTGCGAGGATCCCAACCCGAGCTTGTACACGTTCACTGGTAACTTTGAGTATGAGAGGCAGGTGTACGCCCTTGATCCGTCTCAGATACTTCTGAGGGACTCAAAACTAAGGAATACAGCCTTTATCTATGGAGTGGTTATCTTTACTGGCCATGACAGTAAAGTCATGCAGAACTCAACTGAGTCGCCATCCAAGAGGAGCAGGATTGAgaagaagatggatttaattataTACATCCTGTTTACTGTGCTCGTGCTGATATCAATCATTAGTTCAGTTGGATTCGCTGTGAGGATCAAGTTCGATTTGCCCAACTGGTGGTACTTGCAGCCACAGAAAAGCAATAAATTAGATGATCCATCACGCCCTGCTCTTTCTGGGATATTCCATCTAATCACAGCTCTCATTCTTTACGGGTATCTGATTCCAATCTCGCTGTATGTCTCGATTGAACTTGTGAAGGTATTGCAAGCACATTTCATTAACCAGGACATTCATATGTTTGATGAGGAGACTGGCAATACTGCTCAGGCACGTACATCAAACTTAAATGAGGAACTTGGCCAGGTTCATACTATCTTGTCAGATAAAACTGGTACTCTGACCTGCAATCAGATGGACTTCCTGAAGTGTTCAATTGCTGGAGTATCATATGGCGTGGGTTCAAGTGAAGTTGAACTTGCTGCTGCAAAGCAGATGGCGTCAGGTGCTGATGACCATGATATCCCTTTACAAGATATATGGGAGGAGAACAATGAGGATGAAATCGAGTTGGTAGAAGGAGTCACCTTTAGTGTTGGGAACAACCGAAAGCCCTCCATAAAAGGCTTCAGTTTTCAGGATGACCGTCTCAGGCAAGGGAACTGGACCAAGGAGCCAAATTCTTCCACAATTCTACTCTTCTTCAGGATACTTGCTCTGTGTCACACAGCGATACCGGAGATAAATGAAGCAACTGGTTCTATTGCCTATGAAGCAGAATCACCTGATGAGGGGGCTTTTCTTGTGGCAGCCAGGGAATTTGGATTCGAATTTTTCAAGCGAACACAATCAAGTGTCTTTGTCAGGGAGAAACACACTTCTTCGGAAGGCACAATTGAGAG GGAGTTCAAGATTCTCAATCTATTGGAATTCAATAGCAAAAGAAAACGAATGACTGTAATTCTGCAGGATGAAGATGGTCAAATTCTTCTTTTTTGCAAAGGAGCAGACAG CATCATATTTGATAGACTGGCAAAAAATGGAAGGATGTATGAAGTTGATACAACTAGGCATTTGAATGAATATGGTGAGGCAGGCTTGCGAACATTGGCACTATCGTACAGGGTGCTTGATGAATCAGAATATTCTTCTTGGAATGCTGAGTTTCTTAAAGCAAAGACCTCTATTGGGCCTGATAGAGAGTTGCAACTTGAACGAGTCTCTGAGTTGATTGAAAGGGAGCTGATCCTTGTTGGTGCAACTGCTGTAGAGGACAAATTACAAAAAGGG GTTCCTCAGTGCATAGATCGTTTGGCACAAGCAGGTCTCAAAATCTGGGTTCTGACAGGTGATAAGATGGAAACTGCAATTAACATTGG ATATGCATGCAGTTTACTGAGGCAAGGTATGAAACAAATATGTTTGTCCATACCCACTGGTGAGCAGGTAGCCCAGGATGCAAAGAAG GTTGCAAAGGAGAGTCTCCTGTCGCAAATCGCCAATGGGTCACAAATGGTCAAACTCGAGAAGGATCCAGATGCAGCATTTGCTCTAGTTATTGATGGAAAAGCTCTGGCATTTGCTTTGGAGGATGACATGAAGCATATGTTCTTGAACCTGGCAATCGAGTGTGCTTCTGTCATATGTTGCCGTGTGTCTCCAAAGCAGAAAGCACTG GTGACTCGGCTCGTCAAAGAAGGTATAGGGCAAACCACTTTAGCAGTAGGTGATGGTGCAAATGATGTGGGCATGATTCAAGAAGCTGATATTGGAGTTGGTATAAGTGGGGTAGAGGGCATGCAG GCAGTGATGGCTAGTGATTTTTCCATTTCTCAATTTCGGTTTCTTGAGCGACTTCTTGTCGTCCATGGACATTGGTGCTACAAGAGAATCGCCCAAATG ATTTGCTACTTCTTTTACAAGAATATTGCCTTTGGGCTTACAATATTTTACTTTGAAGCATTCGCTGGGTTTTCTGGGCAATCTGTATacgatgattggtttatgctgctTTTCAATGTTGTTCTTACCTCGCTTCCTGTTATATCACTCGGAGTATTTGAGCAAGATGTTTCGTCCGAAATCTGCTTACAG TTCCCAGCATTATACCAGCAAGGGCCAAAGAATCTTTTCTTTGATTGGTACCGGATCCTTGGATGGATGGGGAATGGCCTCTACTCCTCTCTGGCCATATTCTTCCTCAATCTCTGCATATTCTATGATCAGGCAATCCATGCTGGGGGGCAGACTGCGGACATGGCTGCGGTGGGAACTGCCATGTTCACCTGCATCATCTGGGCTGTCAACATGCAGATTGCCCTAACAATGAGCCATTTCACATGGATTCAACATCTCTTTGTATGGGGCAGCATAACAACTTGGTATATCTTCATCCTCGCCTACGGGATGACATTGAGATCCCGCGACAACTACCAGATCCTGTTGGAAGTCCTTGGGCCAGCTCCCATATACTGGGCAGCGACGCTTCTGGTGACTGCTGCTT